One genomic segment of Stenotrophomonas sp. 704A1 includes these proteins:
- a CDS encoding LysR family transcriptional regulator, translated as MDHFAALRALRAIVDAGSFTAAAERLGTTHSAMSRQLRQLEEHLQVRLLDRNSRRLSLTEAGRDYYREAAALLDRLQEADDRVRAGQAQPSGIVRISVPQVVASQELPHWLPSFLQRYPQVALDLSADDQLVDVVGGGFDLALRIAPSLPDSQLVARELASCPRILVAAPAYLAQHGLPRQASDLAQHTLLGFSPTATMSPWPLQGPRGATASIEAGQRLRVDATPALYAAALAGMGISLFTALTVQEDLRAGRLIRVLPAWHAGQRRYFALYPHARALAPKVRALVDHLAAHYAAQVGAAG; from the coding sequence ATGGATCACTTCGCCGCCCTGCGTGCGCTGCGCGCCATCGTCGACGCAGGCAGCTTCACTGCGGCTGCCGAACGCCTGGGGACTACCCACTCGGCGATGTCACGGCAACTGCGGCAGCTGGAAGAGCATCTGCAGGTGCGACTGCTCGATCGCAACAGCCGCCGGCTGTCACTGACCGAAGCCGGTCGCGACTATTACCGCGAGGCAGCAGCGCTGCTGGATCGCCTGCAGGAAGCCGATGATCGCGTGCGCGCCGGGCAGGCGCAGCCCAGTGGCATCGTGCGCATCAGCGTGCCGCAGGTCGTGGCCAGCCAGGAGTTGCCGCATTGGCTGCCGTCGTTCCTGCAGCGCTACCCGCAGGTCGCCCTTGACCTGTCGGCCGATGATCAACTGGTCGATGTCGTCGGTGGCGGCTTCGACCTGGCCCTGCGCATCGCGCCTTCCTTGCCGGACAGCCAGCTGGTCGCACGCGAGCTGGCCAGCTGCCCGCGCATCCTGGTCGCTGCACCGGCCTATCTGGCGCAGCACGGTCTGCCCCGGCAGGCTTCGGACCTCGCGCAGCACACGCTGCTGGGGTTCAGTCCTACCGCAACGATGTCGCCTTGGCCGCTGCAAGGGCCGCGCGGTGCCACCGCGAGCATCGAGGCGGGGCAGCGCCTGCGCGTGGACGCCACGCCGGCGCTGTACGCCGCCGCGCTGGCCGGCATGGGCATCAGCCTGTTCACTGCGCTCACCGTGCAGGAGGATCTGCGCGCCGGTCGCTTGATCCGCGTGCTGCCGGCGTGGCATGCCGGGCAGCGCCGCTACTTCGCGCTGTATCCGCATGCGCGGGCGCTGGCGCCGAAGGTGCGTGCGCTGGTCGATCACCTCGCGGCGCACTACGCTGCGCAGGTGGGCGCGGCAGGGTAG
- a CDS encoding cysteine hydrolase family protein has product MNLSAFGLASLIGMAAAAPVAAAEPTHPTIRHMAGAPTVASLDAAKTAVLVIDFQNEYFDAKAAPGFAGGRMVIPDGVAALRQAKRVVAFADAHGIRVIHVQHVLPAGAPLFAQGSVNAAFHRDLQPRMGETVVQKDNVSVFAGNSAAVLDTVLKDAGIDTLIVTGLQTHACVAGAARDAAAAPRGYRVIVSSDASASRDLDLAGGQRIDHRALHDASLAQIEDAFGDVMSTDAILALPVRKAGDGA; this is encoded by the coding sequence ATGAATCTCTCCGCCTTCGGCCTGGCCAGCCTGATCGGCATGGCTGCCGCCGCACCGGTCGCCGCCGCCGAACCGACCCATCCCACCATCCGCCACATGGCCGGGGCGCCGACGGTTGCCTCGCTGGATGCAGCGAAGACCGCCGTGCTGGTGATCGACTTCCAGAACGAGTACTTCGACGCCAAGGCCGCGCCGGGCTTTGCCGGTGGCCGCATGGTCATTCCCGATGGCGTGGCCGCACTGCGCCAGGCCAAGCGGGTGGTCGCGTTCGCCGATGCGCACGGCATCCGCGTGATCCATGTGCAGCACGTGCTGCCGGCGGGCGCGCCGCTGTTCGCGCAGGGCAGCGTCAATGCCGCCTTCCATCGCGACCTGCAGCCGCGCATGGGGGAGACCGTGGTGCAGAAGGACAACGTCAGCGTGTTCGCTGGCAACTCGGCCGCGGTGCTCGACACGGTGCTGAAGGATGCCGGTATCGACACGCTGATCGTCACCGGCCTGCAGACTCATGCCTGTGTGGCCGGTGCTGCGCGCGACGCGGCGGCGGCTCCGCGCGGCTACCGGGTGATTGTCTCCTCCGATGCCAGCGCCAGCCGCGACCTGGACCTGGCCGGTGGCCAGCGCATCGATCATCGCGCGCTGCATGACGCTTCGCTGGCGCAGATCGAAGATGCCTTCGGCGATGTCATGAGCACCGACGCCATCCTGGCGTTGCCCGTGCGCAAGGCCGGCGACGGCGCTTGA
- a CDS encoding sulfite exporter TauE/SafE family protein, with protein MESVYLLVALGAIVAGFVQGLSGFAFGMVAMSFWAWGLEPRLAATLSVFGALVGQLVAVFTVRRGFNLRLLLPFVLGGLAGIPLGVMVLPQLDMDWFKALLGGFLALWCPVMLMARSLPPVRVGGRLGDAIAGMAGGVLSGIGGFAGPVPTLWSTLRGFGKDEQRAVIQNFNLAMLAVTMAIYVGSGLVSRQMLPYFAIVAPAMLVPTLLGARVYIGISEARFRQLVLGLLTVSGIALLASSLPVLLAR; from the coding sequence ATGGAGTCGGTGTATCTGCTGGTCGCGCTGGGCGCGATCGTCGCCGGATTCGTGCAGGGCCTGTCCGGCTTCGCCTTTGGCATGGTGGCGATGTCGTTCTGGGCATGGGGACTGGAGCCACGGCTGGCGGCGACGCTGTCGGTGTTTGGTGCGCTGGTCGGGCAGCTGGTCGCGGTGTTCACCGTGCGCCGCGGTTTCAACCTTCGCCTGCTGCTGCCGTTCGTGCTGGGCGGGCTGGCGGGCATTCCGCTGGGCGTGATGGTGTTGCCGCAGCTGGACATGGACTGGTTCAAGGCGCTGCTGGGCGGCTTCCTGGCGCTGTGGTGTCCGGTGATGCTGATGGCGCGCTCGTTGCCTCCGGTCCGCGTCGGCGGTCGTCTCGGTGACGCGATCGCTGGCATGGCCGGTGGCGTACTCAGCGGCATCGGCGGCTTTGCCGGGCCGGTGCCGACGTTGTGGAGCACCCTGCGCGGCTTCGGCAAGGACGAGCAGCGTGCGGTCATCCAGAACTTCAACCTGGCGATGCTGGCGGTGACCATGGCCATCTATGTCGGCAGCGGCCTGGTGAGTCGGCAGATGTTGCCGTACTTCGCCATCGTGGCACCGGCCATGCTGGTGCCGACCCTGCTGGGCGCGCGGGTCTACATCGGCATCAGCGAGGCACGCTTCCGGCAGCTCGTGCTGGGCCTGCTGACCGTGTCAGGCATCGCGTTGCTGGCGTCGTCGCTGCCGGTGCTGCTGGCGCGCTGA